One Phaseolus vulgaris cultivar G19833 chromosome 2, P. vulgaris v2.0, whole genome shotgun sequence DNA window includes the following coding sequences:
- the LOC137809660 gene encoding uncharacterized protein has translation MANKFHVRSNSFPSGSHPNISRVEEELNKLKTWEATSTSTSESIGTGLSLLSDLHISLEDLLNMASTQKLISSHQGEKFMEELMDGSVRILDICDITRDTLLQIKENVQALHSALRRRKGDSSIERVVAEYNFFSKKMKKNAKKLITTLKQMECKFGASPLLDQDQQLSALTRVLREVIVMNMSIFQSLLAFLAVPAPKTKATKWLLLAKLMHKGLITCEENQKNFNELQCVEASLSNLLSEGTNVARMQVAHERLEALEKGIESIENGIESLFRRMVKTRACLLNIMTQ, from the coding sequence ATGGCAAACAAGTTCCATGTTCGCTCTAACAGTTTTCCTTCTGGATCTCATCCTAACATCAGTAGAGTAGAGGAAGAGTTGAACAAGCTCAAAACATGGGAAGCAACTTCCACATCCACATCAGAATCAATTGGCACTGGCTTGTCCTTGTTATCAGATTTGCATATTTCCTTGGAAGATCTTCTCAACATGGCTTCAACTCAAAAGCTGATTTCCAGCCATCAAGGTGAGAAATTCATGGAAGAGCTAATGGATGGTTCAGTGAGAATTTTGGATATCTGTGACATCACAAGGGACACCTTGTTACAAATTAAGGAGAATGTTCAAGCCCTTCATTCTGCTCTTAGAAGGAGAAAGGGGGATTCAAGCATTGAAAGAGTTGTAGCCGAATATAATTTCTTCtcaaagaagatgaagaagaatgcCAAGAAGTTGATCACAACTTTAAAGCAGATGGAGTGTAAATTTGGTGCATCCCCACTCTTGGATCAAGACCAACAACTCTCTGCTTTGACTAGAGTGCTTAGGGAGGTGATTGTAATGAACATGTCTATCTTCCAGTCCCTGCTAGCTTTCTTGGCCGTGCCTGCTCCAAAGACAAAGGCAACCAAATGGTTATTGCTAGCAAAATTAATGCACAAGGGATTGATAACATGTGAAGAGAACCAGAAGAATTTCAACGAGTTGCAGTGTGTGGAAGCATCTTTAAGCAACCTTCTAAGTGAAGGTACGAATGTTGCAAGGATGCAAGTTGCACATGAAAGATTGGAAGCTTTGGAGAAAGGCATTGAAAGCATAGAAAATGGTATAGAGAGCTTATTTAGGCGCATGGTTAAAACAAGAGCCTGCCTTTTGAACATCATGACTCAATAG